In Capra hircus breed San Clemente chromosome 26, ASM170441v1, whole genome shotgun sequence, the following are encoded in one genomic region:
- the CALHM3 gene encoding calcium homeostasis modulator protein 3, which produces MDKFRTLFQHFQSSSESVMNGICLLLAMVTVKLYSSFDFNCPCLACYNTLYGLGLLFTPPIALFLCGLLANRQSVVMVEEWRRPAGHRRKDPGIIRYMCSSVLQRALAAPLVWILLALLDGKCFVCAFSSSVDPEKFLDFANMTPSQVQLFLAKVPCKEDELVRNSPARKAVSRYLRCLSQAIGWSLTLLLIVLVFLARCLRPCFDQTIFLQRRYWSNYVDLEQKLFDETCCEHARDFAHRCVLHFFASMQSEMRARGLRRDSAGRGPETPERPEPPDGLDGGSGKAHLRAVSSQEQVDRLLSAWYSSKPPLDLTASSGLWGCGLSHRAPTVVPGTRASPHTDV; this is translated from the exons ATGGATAAATTCCGCACCCTCTTCCAGCACTTCCAGTCCAGCTCCGAGTCGGTGATGAACGGCATCTGCCTGCTGCTGGCCATGGTTACCGTCAAGCTGTACTCCTCGTTCGACTTCAACTGCCCCTGCCTGGCGTGCTACAACACCCTCTACGGACTGGGCCTGCTGTTCACGCCCCCGATCGCCTTGTTCCTCTGCGGCCTCCTGGCCAACCGGCAGTCCGTGGTGATGGTGGAGGAGTGGCGCCGGCCTGCCGGGCACCGGAGGAAGGACCCGGGCATCATCAG GTACATGTGCTCCTCTGTACTGCAGAGAGCGCTGGCCGCCCCCCTCGTCTGGATCCTACTGGCCCTCCTCGATGGGAAGTGCTTCGTGTGCGCCTTCAGCAGCTCCGTGGACCCTGAGAAGTTTCTAGACTTTGCCAACATGACCCCCAGTCAGGTGCAGCTCTTTTTGGCCAAGGTGCCCTGCAAGGAGGACGAGCTGGTCAGGAACAGCCCCGCTCGGAAGGCGGTGTCTCGCTACCTGCGGTGCCTGTCACAG GCCATTGGCTGGAGTCTCACCTTGCTTCTGATCGTCCTGGTCTTCCTGGCCCGCTGCTTGAGGCCCTGCTTCGACCAGACAATCTTCCTGCAGCGCCGATACTGGAGCAACTACGTGGACCTGGAGCAGAAGCTCTTCGACGAGACGTGCTGTGAGCACGCGCGGGACTTTGCGCACCGCTGCGTGCTGCACTTCTTCGCCAGCATGCAGAGCGAGATGCGGGCGCGGGGGCTGCGCCGGGACTCTGCGGGTAGGGGTCCGGAGACCCCTGAGAGGCCCGAGCCCCCAGACGGCCTGGATGGCGGAAGCGGGAAGGCCCACTTGCGCGCAGTCTCCAGTCAGGAGCAGGTGGACCGCCTCCTAAGCGCCTGGTATTCTAGCAAACCACCACTTGACCTCACAGCATCCTCCGGGCTCTGGGGGTGCGGCCTCAGCCATCGCGCCCCCACAGTGGTCCCGGGCACCAGGGCGTCCCCACACACCGACGTGTAA